The window GACATGTCCCGTCAACTACAACTTCTTGCATGGGACATATATCTACGCAAACCAACTGTGTGACACAAAAGGCACGGTGAGGTCACCGGATTCGCCTATCGAGCAAACGGGCACAATTCCCGACGCCAACCCCCCTTGGCGTCGGGAAATTGACTTGCTTATCGTAGCGTCGGCTGATGATCCTTGTGACCTAGCGGGGACAGAAGCCAGGAAGAGCTTATGTCGGGATTCTTATCTCCTTGGGCCACCAACGACTTGCTGCGCCGAGACTTTCCCCTCGGGCAAATGTGGGGGAAACATGATAACCAAGTCTATCTGTCTTGTCTGTGTGTCTGGGGGAGGATATGAATACCCCGACATcgcgccctcctctccctgGAAAGAGAGACAATTCCCGATCTCGCAACCCTGAAAGCACGTCGGCCGCCTGTCCGCACGGGAATATCCATTCTTCGCTCCTGGTTCGGCACTGATAATGGGTTCACCGACGCCCCAGCCCAACGCGGCAAACCCGAAATCTCCGATGCCTCGCAAGAGGAAGCGAGGACGGCACGCCGTTGCGTGCGAGTCGTGTCATCGGCGAAAACAAAGGGTGAGTGTCTTGGCAAATCATGACTGTGTCTTTGCATGGTTGTTGCAACGTCGACAGCAGCAGTAAATTTGACAATGTCCGAAGTGTCTCAATGGACCCGGAACATGCCCTCAAGGATGTTGCGCTGACTTTGAAACCAAATCCAAGTGCAATGGATCACGGCCATGCTTCAACTGCGAACGGCGAGGCGTCGGCCCGTCTTGTTCCTACAGCCACCTAGATGAAGGTGACCGGAGAGGAACATCACGTCAACAAGCACCGACCCAAGTTTCGCCGGCTGTCAACTTCGAAACGCCAATATCTCCCCCGTCCACAAGCGAAATCCCACCTCAAGAACCCGAAAGACCCGATGGATCTTCGGCATCTGGCACGATTCCCTCGAGATCTTCAAGCAGGGGAGGAAGACGCCAAGGCGACAGTGGCCAGGACCAGCAGTCGGAGTCGCTCGTTGGCAACCTCTTCAAGAGCCGCGATGCGCCATCGTTCTTCGGTTCCTCCTACTTCGGCCCTCAAGCCGCGGCCAAGATCATCCAGGCCCCCGCGCCGGAGCTCTCGTCCGGCCTGAGCCAGAAGGGCCAAGCGGGTTCGACGCACTCGttccgggacgaggacgggcCATTCTCGCAGATCTGGGAGCTgctcggcctgctgccgcgcAAGAAGTCGACCTGCGATCGGCTGACGGACTGCTTCCTCCACGAACTCAACTgggccatcgacgccgtgcAGCCGAGGTCCTTCAAGGCCAAGTACGAGACCTTCTGGTCCCGCAAGTTCGGTTTCGACGACTTCGCCACCATCGACCTGCGCTGGCTGGCCCTGCTGTTCATCGTCATGGCCTACGGCGTGCTCCTGGACTGCCCGAAGCCGCGGAACAAGGAGGTCCAGCGGGAGGTCTACGACACCTCGCAGCGCTTCTACTGGGCCGCTCGCAGAGCCATCGTCATCGCGCCGACCTTCTACGGCGAGTCCACCGACCTTGTCCGCGCCGGTGTCCTCGTGACCCGCTACCTCATCTACACGCGCCGTGTGCCGGAGTCATGGCTCACAACCAGCTTCGCGATGCGCATggcccaggcccagggcATGCacatcgacggcgagagATGGCGGCTTCCCCGAAAGGAGACCGAGACGAGACGCCGGCTGTGGAGTAACCTTTACATGCTCGACAAgaccatcgccctcgcccttggACGCCCCTTTGCCATAGTCGACCAGCAGTGTCTGGTGAAGCAGGCCTCCAACGTGTGGCTTGATGATCTGGACGATGAGGAAGCCGCCGGTGTCCCCGAGGCACCCCTCTCAGAGCCGACTGCGAGCGTCTTCAGCCGGCTTGCCCACGagctcgccgttgtcgtcggcaaGATCCAGGAGCGGTGTTTCGGCCTGTTCACCGTATCCTACGAGACAGTCTTGACACTCGATAAAGAGATCGAAGCCTGGAGTGGCAGCTTACCGCCGTACTTTGAGCTGGAGGACCCCGACAGAGACAAAGACGATCGCCTGCCCTTCTTACCCTGGCAGAGGCTCCATCTGCACAGCATGTACCACTTCGCCAGGGTCACCCTCCACCGCCCGTTCCTCCTCCGGCAGTCCATCACGAACAGGTACAAGCACAGCCACGACGTCTGCATCGCGTCCGCCTGCGCGGACCTCGAGATGGGCCTCAAGCTCTTCGGCCAGCCCCTCAACGACCGCCTGAAGTGGAGCCTGGGCCCGCACAACCTCTTCAACAGCGCCCTGgtcctcggcatcatcgccgtccgcgacccGCACTCGCGGCGGTCCCAGGCCatcctcgaggacctggcgGCGTACTGCGAGATGCAGAGGAACGACGTGTGGCTCAACGAGttcgccctggccgaggtcAAGATCGTCGAGCTGTGCGTGAAGAAGGCCCGGCAGTCgcagccaccgccgccgcccggcacGTTGGTCCCGCTGGCTCTCGCATCCGCGTCGCCGAGTAGGAGACCTTCGCAGCCGGCCGGGCCGACGCCCGTGATGCAAACGCAGCCCCAGCTGCCGGTCGAGAGCCCGGACTTTGACCCTCTGATGGCCGGGCTGGGCCTCCCGTATAGTACGACGAGTGCGCAGATGACTTGGGATGACCCGGGCTTCTTTCTTCCTGAGAGCGGAGACTTGTCACAGTGGGAACATgtcctcaacaccatcatgCATGATCAGACGAGCGTTTAACTGTAGACGTAGAAGCCAAGCGGTTCGCAAATATGACAATCTGTTTTGGAAGCGGACATGGACATTTCAGTCAGGTTCTGTCTATTTGCCAAA is drawn from Colletotrichum destructivum chromosome 6, complete sequence and contains these coding sequences:
- a CDS encoding uncharacterized protein (Putative zn(2)Cys(6) fungal-type DNA-binding domain, transcription factor domain, fungi), with translation MGSPTPQPNAANPKSPMPRKRKRGRHAVACESCHRRKQRCNGSRPCFNCERRGVGPSCSYSHLDEGDRRGTSRQQAPTQVSPAVNFETPISPPSTSEIPPQEPERPDGSSASGTIPSRSSSRGGRRQGDSGQDQQSESLVGNLFKSRDAPSFFGSSYFGPQAAAKIIQAPAPELSSGLSQKGQAGSTHSFRDEDGPFSQIWELLGLLPRKKSTCDRLTDCFLHELNWAIDAVQPRSFKAKYETFWSRKFGFDDFATIDLRWLALLFIVMAYGVLLDCPKPRNKEVQREVYDTSQRFYWAARRAIVIAPTFYGESTDLVRAGVLVTRYLIYTRRVPESWLTTSFAMRMAQAQGMHIDGERWRLPRKETETRRRLWSNLYMLDKTIALALGRPFAIVDQQCLVKQASNVWLDDLDDEEAAGVPEAPLSEPTASVFSRLAHELAVVVGKIQERCFGLFTVSYETVLTLDKEIEAWSGSLPPYFELEDPDRDKDDRLPFLPWQRLHLHSMYHFARVTLHRPFLLRQSITNRYKHSHDVCIASACADLEMGLKLFGQPLNDRLKWSLGPHNLFNSALVLGIIAVRDPHSRRSQAILEDLAAYCEMQRNDVWLNEFALAEVKIVELCVKKARQSQPPPPPGTLVPLALASASPSRRPSQPAGPTPVMQTQPQLPVESPDFDPLMAGLGLPYSTTSAQMTWDDPGFFLPESGDLSQWEHVLNTIMHDQTSV